In Chiroxiphia lanceolata isolate bChiLan1 unplaced genomic scaffold, bChiLan1.pri scaffold_52_arrow_ctg1, whole genome shotgun sequence, the following proteins share a genomic window:
- the LOC116781668 gene encoding serine/threonine-protein kinase pim-2-like isoform X1, whose product MAPAVPLCRAGPPRPRSWVARRGAGLARLPARRLWRCWALLWGCLWDGLGLAAPWLRLARARRLPGPAGDAAAAAAAASSAASPAGAPPLASSAAGSEPPLAAAAGKARPEPLEGRSGAVPGPGPNADGHVSPAPKAKEPLHERYRLRSLLGSGGFGRVYAGTRLADGAPVAIKAVSRDGIRRLGELPDGTRAPLEIVLLDKVSNGFAGVIRLLEWFELPNGFLLVMEHPKPSQDLSGLIRAWGFLPEEMTWGLFRQVLQAVRHCTSCGVLHRDIKPQNILLHLATGETKLLDFGCGTFLRDTVYTRFAGTLSYSPPEWIYLKRYHGEEATIWSLGILLYQMVCGKHPFCKGPKTIWDQLLFPPRVSLEAVCVPWVAGGGGLCPAILLSSKRENRWRSLGTTLSTASTAWARGQWDRGDRILLQLTGHFPPRLPGPYQVVFVHPPLGQASIGRPFVPSLGAEHSPALEDGRDPRAHFDPGAWQTAGPSAER is encoded by the exons ATGGCCCCGGCCGTTCCCCTCTgccgggcggggccgccccgtCCCCGTTCCTGGGTGGCCCGGCGCGGTGCCGGCCTCGCCCGGCTCCCGGCGCGCCGGCTGTGGCGCTGCTGGGcgctgctgtggggctgcctgTGGGACGGGCTCGGCCTCGCCGCCCCTTGGCTCCGCCTGGCTCGAGCCCGGCGCCtgccggggccggcgggggaCGCGGCCGCCGCGGCCGCTGCCGCCTCGTCGGCGGCTTCCCCGGCCGGAGCTCCGCCGCTCGCCAGCTCGGCCGCCGGCAGCGAGCCGCCGCTGGCCGCTGCGGCTGGGAAAGCCCGGCCCGAGCCGCTCGAGGGGCGCTCGGGGGCCGTGCCGGGCCCCGGCCCGAACGCTGACGGCCACGTCTCGCCCGCCCCGAAGGCCAAGGAGCCGCTGCACGAGCGCTACCGGCTGCGTTCGCTGCTGGGCAGCGGCGGCTTCGGGCGCGTCTACGCGGGGACCCGCCTGGCGGACGGAGCCCCG GTGGCCATCAAAGCCGTGTCCCGGGATGGCATCCGGCGGTTGGGCGAGCTG CCTGACGGCACCCGGGCCCCCCTGGAGATCGTGCTGCTGGACAAGGTGTCCAATGGCTTTGCTGGTGTCATCCGGCTGCTGGAGTGGTTCGAGCTCCCCAACGGTTTCTTGTTGGTGATGGAGCATCCGAAGCCGTCTCAGGACCTCTCTGGCTTAATCAGGGCGTGGGGGTTCCTGCCGGAGGAGATGACGTGGGGGCTGTTCCGCCAGGTGCTGCAGGCCGTGCGGCACTGCACCAGCTGCGGCGTCCTGCACCGGGACATCAAGCCCCAGAACATCCTCCTCCACCTGGCCACCGGCGAGACCAAGCTCCTGGACTTTGGATGCGGCACCTTCCTTCGGGACACGGTCTACACCCGGTTTGCAG GAACACTGTCATACAGCCCGCCAGAGTGGATCTACCTGAAACGCTACCACGGCGAGGAGGCGACCATCTGGTCCCTGGGCATCCTGCTCTACCAGATGGTCTGCGGGAAGCACCCTTTCTGCAAAGGCCCCAAGACCATCTGGGACCAGCTCCTGTTCCCACCACGGGTCT CTCTTGAAGCTGTTTGTGTCCCATGGGTGGCTGGAGGAGGTGGCCTGTGTCCTGCCATCCTGCTCTCCTCCAAAAGGGAGAATCGATGGAGAAGTTTGGGCACAACtctgagcacagccagcacagcctgggcacgTGGACagtgggacagaggggacaggatCCTTCTCCAACTGACCGGCCATTTTCCCCCCAGGCTGCCAGGACCTTATCAGGTGGTGTTTGTCCATCCGCCCCTCGGACAGGCCAGCATTGGAAGACCTTTTGTGCCATCCTTGGGTGCAGAGCATTCCCCTGCCCTAGAAGACGGGAGAGATCCACGTGCTCACTTTGATCCAGGGGCCTGGCAA ACAGCTGGGCCCTCGGCAGAACGCTGA
- the LOC116781668 gene encoding serine/threonine-protein kinase pim-1-like isoform X2 encodes MAPAVPLCRAGPPRPRSWVARRGAGLARLPARRLWRCWALLWGCLWDGLGLAAPWLRLARARRLPGPAGDAAAAAAAASSAASPAGAPPLASSAAGSEPPLAAAAGKARPEPLEGRSGAVPGPGPNADGHVSPAPKAKEPLHERYRLRSLLGSGGFGRVYAGTRLADGAPVAIKAVSRDGIRRLGELPDGTRAPLEIVLLDKVSNGFAGVIRLLEWFELPNGFLLVMEHPKPSQDLSGLIRAWGFLPEEMTWGLFRQVLQAVRHCTSCGVLHRDIKPQNILLHLATGETKLLDFGCGTFLRDTVYTRFAGTLSYSPPEWIYLKRYHGEEATIWSLGILLYQMVCGKHPFCKGPKTIWDQLLFPPRVSLEAVCVPWVAGGGGLCPAILLSSKRENRWRSLGTTLSTASTAWARGQWDRGDRILLQLTGHFPPRLPGPYQVVFVHPPLGQASIGRPFVPSLGAEHSPALEDGRDPRAHFDPGA; translated from the exons ATGGCCCCGGCCGTTCCCCTCTgccgggcggggccgccccgtCCCCGTTCCTGGGTGGCCCGGCGCGGTGCCGGCCTCGCCCGGCTCCCGGCGCGCCGGCTGTGGCGCTGCTGGGcgctgctgtggggctgcctgTGGGACGGGCTCGGCCTCGCCGCCCCTTGGCTCCGCCTGGCTCGAGCCCGGCGCCtgccggggccggcgggggaCGCGGCCGCCGCGGCCGCTGCCGCCTCGTCGGCGGCTTCCCCGGCCGGAGCTCCGCCGCTCGCCAGCTCGGCCGCCGGCAGCGAGCCGCCGCTGGCCGCTGCGGCTGGGAAAGCCCGGCCCGAGCCGCTCGAGGGGCGCTCGGGGGCCGTGCCGGGCCCCGGCCCGAACGCTGACGGCCACGTCTCGCCCGCCCCGAAGGCCAAGGAGCCGCTGCACGAGCGCTACCGGCTGCGTTCGCTGCTGGGCAGCGGCGGCTTCGGGCGCGTCTACGCGGGGACCCGCCTGGCGGACGGAGCCCCG GTGGCCATCAAAGCCGTGTCCCGGGATGGCATCCGGCGGTTGGGCGAGCTG CCTGACGGCACCCGGGCCCCCCTGGAGATCGTGCTGCTGGACAAGGTGTCCAATGGCTTTGCTGGTGTCATCCGGCTGCTGGAGTGGTTCGAGCTCCCCAACGGTTTCTTGTTGGTGATGGAGCATCCGAAGCCGTCTCAGGACCTCTCTGGCTTAATCAGGGCGTGGGGGTTCCTGCCGGAGGAGATGACGTGGGGGCTGTTCCGCCAGGTGCTGCAGGCCGTGCGGCACTGCACCAGCTGCGGCGTCCTGCACCGGGACATCAAGCCCCAGAACATCCTCCTCCACCTGGCCACCGGCGAGACCAAGCTCCTGGACTTTGGATGCGGCACCTTCCTTCGGGACACGGTCTACACCCGGTTTGCAG GAACACTGTCATACAGCCCGCCAGAGTGGATCTACCTGAAACGCTACCACGGCGAGGAGGCGACCATCTGGTCCCTGGGCATCCTGCTCTACCAGATGGTCTGCGGGAAGCACCCTTTCTGCAAAGGCCCCAAGACCATCTGGGACCAGCTCCTGTTCCCACCACGGGTCT CTCTTGAAGCTGTTTGTGTCCCATGGGTGGCTGGAGGAGGTGGCCTGTGTCCTGCCATCCTGCTCTCCTCCAAAAGGGAGAATCGATGGAGAAGTTTGGGCACAACtctgagcacagccagcacagcctgggcacgTGGACagtgggacagaggggacaggatCCTTCTCCAACTGACCGGCCATTTTCCCCCCAGGCTGCCAGGACCTTATCAGGTGGTGTTTGTCCATCCGCCCCTCGGACAGGCCAGCATTGGAAGACCTTTTGTGCCATCCTTGGGTGCAGAGCATTCCCCTGCCCTAGAAGACGGGAGAGATCCACGTGCTCACTTTGATCCAGGGGCCTG A